The segment CTTTTTCGCTAAGGTACAGCACATACCGGTGAGCGGCACACATCTGGACAAGGTGGCTGCAGTCAACCAGCTGTCGAGGGAGATTGTGGAGGGAAAACATTCTATCGAGGAGGCCAGACAGATCCTGGAGAACATACGGAGGATGCCCGGCAAGAAGAGGTGGATGCAGGTGGCTGCTTCGGGAGTGGGAAGCGCAGCCTTCTGCCTCCTGTTTGGGGGAACTGCAAGGGACAGTCTGGCAGCTCTTCTGGCTGGGCTCCTTCTCTACCTCTATGTGCTGTGGCTGGGCGCGCCCCATCTGTCGAAAATAGTGGGAAACATCGGAGGCGGAGCTCTGGTCACACTGGTGTGCAGTATTTTTTACCTGGCAGGGGCCGGGGAGAATCTGAACTATATGATGATTGGCTCAATTATGCCTCTGGTGCCGGGGGTGGCGTTTACCAACGCCATCCGGGATATAGCAGATGGGGATTACATATCTGGATCTGTTCGGATGCTGGACGCTCTTCTGGTCTTTTTCTGCATCGCCATCGGGGTGGGAATCGGTTTCTCCGCAGTGAGCATGGCTCCGGGGCCGTGGGGGGACCTTCTCAGGGTGACGGATCTGGCAGGAAGCTCCGGCCAGGTGGCTGAATTTCAGACGGCAGGCTCCCGGCTGCTTCTGATGGGAAAGGAAATTCTGTCTGCCGTTGTGGGAACAGTCAGCTTTTCTCTGCTTTTTGGGGTCCCCAGAGAGTACTATCCCTACTGCGGGCTCATCGGAGGGGCAGGGTGGCTGGTATATTCCCTCACAGAGCTCATCCTTCCAGGCTCCGGTCCCTGCTTTGCGGCTACGGCAGTGGTGATCTTTCTGTCCAGAACGGCAGCAGTGCTGGAGAGGTGTCCTGCCACCATTTTTCTGATAGCAGGAATTTTTCCCTTAGTGCCGGGAGCAGGCGTTTACTGGACTGTGTACCACATTGTCATGGAGGAGCTTTTCATGGCAGTCCAGACCGGCTACTCAGCCATGAAATCAGCAGCTGCCATTGTGCTGGGCATTGTGTTTGTGTTTGAGCTGCCTCAGGGGCTGTTCATACGTCTGGCAGGCCATGGAAGGCGGACGGGGAAGGCAGAAAAGCCGCAGGGAAAGGGCACGCCATGACCCGGGCCATGAGCTCTGCCAGGCGCCTCATTTCCTTTTATGAATAAAAAGAGTCATTTTTCCGGACGTTTCCTCATAAATATAGATGTAATAGTATGGGAAGCGTGTGTCTATGAATGATCAGAAAATCGAGAATATTCTGAACCTGGCATTGGATGCCACGGAAAACGAGAGGGAGAGATCCGGACAGCTGGGTGTGGGTTTTAACCCGGTGGATAACAAATGGGAGCTGATTGTAAAGTACAATGGAAGCCTTGAGAAGGTGGCGGAGGCCCTGCCGGGGACTGAGGTCGAGGAACTTTCCAACGAGTACGCCATTCTGGTTGTGCCGGAGCCTCTGATCGATGCTCTGGCCTCCTTTTCTGAGATTGAGTACATAGAAAAACCGAAAAGTCTGAACTTTGCCGTGGTGCAGGCCAGAGCCGCTTCCTGCATTAACCCGGTGCAGACAGGTGCCAGGGGGCTGACAGGGAAGGGGACGATTGTGGCGATAATTGATTCCGGCATTGACTATTACCATGAGGATTTCAGAAACCAGGACGGTACCACAAGGATCCTGGAAATGTGGGATCAGAGCCTGGACCGCGTGTTCACGAGAGAGGAGATCAATGAGGCTCTGAGCCGGGGGAGCAGAAGCGGGGCTGAGGAGGTTGTGCCGTCCAGGGATCTGAGCGGCCACGGGACGGCTGTGGCAGGGATTGCAGCCGGGAACGGCAGAGAGAGCGGAGGCAGAAACCGGGGAGTGGCCTATGAGAGTGATCTCCTGGTAGTGCGTCTTGGAACGCCAAGGGAAAATTCCTTTCCGCGAACCACGGAGCTTATGAAGGCTCTGGATTATGTGGTGAGAAGGGGCCTTTCCTACGGGGAACCGGTAGCAGTCAATCTGAGCTTTGGAAACTCCTATGGCTCCCATGACGGCACCAGCCTGCTGGAAACCTACATTGATGATATTTCTAACTATTGGAAAACAGTCATTGTGACAGGGACGGGAAATGAGGGCAGCAGCAGGGGACATACCTCCGGCCGTTTTTCCATGGGAAAGGACACGGAGATTGAGTTGTCTGTGGCCGACTACGAAACGGGATTCGGCGTCCAGCTGTGGAAGCTGTACTCGGATATTGTGGAGATTGCAATTATAAGTCCCGGAGGTCTCACAACCGGAGTGATCAGCGATAAGCTGGGGCCTCAGCGGATCCGGTTTGGAGAAACGACTGTGCTGCTCTACTACGGAAAGCCCAGCCCGTACAGCCAGGCACAGGAGATTTATCTGGATTTTATTCCGGACAGAGACTATGTGCAGAGTGGAATCTGGAAAATCCGCCTGACGCCCAGGAAGGTGGCGGTGGGACAGTATGATCTCTGGCTTCCGGGAGGGGGAGTGCTGAACCGCTCTACCCGGTTCCTGAAACCGGAGCCCAACACAACTCTGACGATTCCTTCTACCGCGTTCCGGGTGATCTCTGTAAGTGCTTACGATGATTCCTATCCTTCCTTCGCCGATTTTTCGGGAAGGGGATTTACCAGGCTGGACACCCGGGTTAAACCGGATCTGGCCGCTCCTGGCGTGGGAATCCTCGCTCCGCGGGCCGGAGGGGGCTATGAGGCGGTGACGGGAACCTCCTTCGCCGCCCCTTTTGCCAGCGGCAGCGCCGCCCTCCTGATGCAGTGGGGAATTGTGGAGAACAACGATCCCTTCCTCTACGGCGAAAAAATAAAGGCCTACCTGATCCGGGGGGCGAAGCCTCTTCCCGGGGAAAATGTCTATCCTAATGAGCGGCTGGGCTTTGGGATCCTCTGCCTGGAGGACAGTTTCCCACTCTGATTGGTAATAGAGATCATATGTGTATCATGCGAAGTGTGACAAATTTCATCAATAATTGTTAAAATTTTCAGAAATAAACACTGTTAAAACAGGTGAAAATATGATATAATGACATGATAATCGGGAAAGTTTGGAAATTATTGTCACGCTGGCTGGAACCAGAGCTGCCGGACGAACCTGTCTGCTGTTTTCCGGCCGCTGAAAGCTGGCAGCCGGCCAGCCTGAGAGGAACGAAGGATGTGATTGCATGAACATCAGAGAAACGACCGAACAGTGGGAAAGAGAATATTTAAGCCCCTATGCATCTTTAAGCAGGGATACGAAGGGCAGAGAGAGGCAGGAGCCTCTCTGCGACATAAGGCCTGAGTATCAGAGGGATCGGGATCGGATCCTCCACAGCAAGGCATTCCGCCGGATGAAGCACAAGACCCAGGTATTTCTGGATCCGGAGGGGGATCACTACAGAACCAGGCTTACTCATACGCTGGAGGTATCCCAGATTGCCCGGACCATAGCCAGGGCGCTGCGGCTCAATGAGTCTCTGACAGAGGCCATAGCCCTTGGCCACGATCTGGGACACACGCCCTTCGGGCATTCCGGGGAGGCGGTTTTAAACGGACTGGTTTCCGGAGGCTTCACCCATGCCAGTCAGGGACTGAGGGTGGTGGAGGTGCTGGAAAAGAAGGGAAAGGGACTGAACCTGACCTGGGAGGTCAGGGACGGGATACTGAACCACCGTACCTCCGGCAATCCGGCTACACTGGAGGGGCACATTGTCCGTCTTTCTGACAAGATAGCTTATATTAACCATGACATAGACGATGCTATCCGGGCCGGAATTTTTGTGGAGGAGGATCTGCCCCGGGAGTATACGGATATTTTGGGACACAGCGTGAGGGAGCGGCTGGATACCATGATCCACGACCTGATCGGTCAGAGCCTGGACAGGCCCAGGATTTCCATGTCTGCCGGGATGGAGGCTGCCATGCACGGCCTGCGGCGGTGGATGTTTGAGAATGTATACCGGGGGACAGCGGCCAAGGCAGAGGAGGGGAGAGCGCAGCAGCTCATCGTCTGTCTCTACGACTACTATATGAGAAGACCGGAGGAGCTGCCGGCAGAATACCTGGAGGGGATGGAAAAAAGAAAGGAAACGCTGGAACGAACCGTCTGTGACTACATAGCCGGTATGACGGACGTGTATGCCATTGAGCGGTTCAAGGAGCTGTTTGTACCGAAATCTTTTAAAGTGTAGGCGGGAGCCTGCCGGAAAAGTACCAGAAGAAACAGGAGGTTTTCATGTATTATCCTGAGGAAGTAATAGAGGAAGTCAGAACGAGAAGCGACATCGTGGATATTATTTCCGGTTATGTGAAGCTTCAGAAAAAGGGAAGCAATTATTTCGGGCTCTGCCCGTTTCATCACGAGAAATCGCCGTCCTTTTCCGTGTCACAGTCCAAGCAGATGTATCACTGCTTTGGCTGCGGAGTGAGCGGGAATGTGTTCACCTTTGTGATGGAGTACGAAAATTACTCGTTCCGGGAGGCGGTGGAGCTTTTGGCAGAGAGAAGCGGCGTGAAGCTGCCGAAGGTGGAATACTCCAGGGAGGCCAGGGCTCAGGCAGATCTGCGGGCGGCGCTTCTTGAGATCAATAAACTGGCTGCCAACTATTTTTATTATCAGCTAAAGCAGCCCCAGGGGGAGGCGGGATACCGGTATCTGACCGGGAGAGAGCTCACGGATCAGACGATCCGCCACTTTGGCCTGGGATTTGCCAACAAGACAAGCGACGATCTGTACCGCTTCCTGAAATCAAAGGGCTATGACGACAGTCTTTTGAAGGAAACGGGGCTTGTCACCATAGAGGAGAGAGGATCCAGAGACAAGTTCTGGAACCGGGTCATGTTTCCCATTATGGATGTGAACAACCGGGTTATCGGTTTTGGCGGCCGCGTGATGGGAGACGGGGAGCCGAAGTATCTGAACTCTCCGGAGACGAAGCTCTTTGACAAGAGCCGGAATCTGTACGGGCTGAACTTTGCAAGGCTTTCCAGAGAGAAGTATATGCTGCTGTGCGAGGGCTATATGGATGTGATCGCCATGCACCAGGCAGGCTTCACAAACGCGGTGGCTTCTCTTGGAACTGCTTTCACAGCCCAGCATGCAGCTTTGCTTAAGCGCTATACGGATCAGGTCATCCTGACCTATGACAGCGACGGCGCGGGAGTAAAGGCGGCGCTTCGGGCGATTCCGATTCTGAAAGCGGTGGGCATGTCGGTGAAGGTGCTGAATATGAAGCCCTGCAAGGATCCCGATGAATTTATTAAAAGCCTGGGAGCGGACGCCTTCCGCCAGCGGATCAGTGAGGCCAGGAACAGCTTCCTGTTTGAGATCGACACGATCCGGCAAAAATACAGTATGGAGGATCCGGAGCAGAAGACGGCTTTCTACAATGAGACGGCCAGAAAGCTTCTGGAGTTTTCCGAGGCTCTGGAGAGAGACAACTATATCCAGGCTGTGTCCAGGGAGTATTTTATCAGCTATGAGGACCTGAAACGGCTGGTAAACAGCCTGGGAAGCCGATACGGTTCGGCTTTGCCCGGGACGAGAGCCGATAGGGAGGGAGTGGGGGAAACCTACGCTCAGAAGCCCAGGGAAATTCAGAAGAAAAGGGACAGGGAGGAGGGCATCCGCCAGTCGGAGCGGCTGCTCTTGACCTGGCTGATCGAGGAACCCAGGCTGTTTGAGAAAATACGCGGGATTATCGGTCCGGAGGATTTTGTAAAGCCTCTTTACCGGAGAGCAGCAGAGATGGTGTTCGAGGGACACGAAAAAGGAGAGGTGAATCCTGCAGCGATTTTAAATCACTTTATCGACGACGAGGGGAATTACAGGGAGGTGGCTGCTCTTTTTAACGCAAGCCTTAATGACTCCCTGAGCAATGAGGAGCAGAAGAAGGCCTTTGCAGATACAGTTCTCAAGGTGAAGAAGAGCAGTCTGGATTACCAGAGCAGGAATGCTTCGGACCTGAACGAGCTTCAGCGGATTATAAAGGAGCAGGCAGAGCTTGCCAATCTGCATATTTCATTGGAATAAGGAGAAAATAGGTTACGGTTTCATTCGCCGGCGGATGCGGGAAGGCAAAGGAAAGTATGGCTATGGAGGGATAGAGATTTATGGAAGAAAAGACACTGACTTTTGAAGAGAAGCTGGAAAAACTTCTGGAACTGGCGAAAAAGAAAAAAAATGTGCTGGAGCAGAAAGAAATCATAGATTTTTTCCATGGCGAAATACTGAATCCCGACCAGCTTGACCAGATCGACGATTTTCTGGAAAACAACAAGGTGGATGTGCTTACGCCGGAGGAGGATCTGGATATTGAGCCGGATCTCTTCCTGGAGGAGGAGATGACGGAGGAAGAGGACATCGATGTGGACAACCTGGAATTGTCCATGCCTGAGGGCGTGAGCATCGAGGATCCGGTGCGCATGTACTTAAAGGAGATCGGGAAGGTTCCGCTGCTCACGCCAGAGGAGGAGATTGACCTTGCAAAACGGATGGAGATGGGGGACGAGTCGGCCAAAAAGAGGCTGGCGGAGGCAAACCTGCGTCTGGTGGTCAGTATTGCCAAGCGGTATGTGGGAAGAGGAATGCAGTTTCTCGATCTCATACAGGAGGGAAATCTGGGGCTTATCAAGGCAGTGGAGAAGTACGACTACTCCAAGGGCTTCAAATTCAGCACCTACGCTACCTGGTGGATCAGACAGGCCATTACCCGCTCCATCGCCGATCAGGCCAGGACGATCCGGATTCCGGTACACATGGTGGAAACCATCAACCGGCTGATCCGTACTTCCAGACAGCTTCTTCAGGAGCTGGGACGGGAGCCGTCTGCGGAGGAGCTGGCGGAGAAGCTGGATATGCCTGTGGAGCGGGTGCGGGAGATTATGAAGATTTCCCAGGATCCTGTTTCCCTGGAAACGCCTATCGGGGAGGAGGAGGACAGCCATCTGGGAGATTTCATCCAGGATGACCATGTGCAGGTGCCGGTAGACGCTGCCACCTATACCCTTCTCCATGAACAGCTTATGGAGGTGCTGGACACTTTGACAGACAGGGAACAGAAGGTTTTAAGGCTGCGCTTTGGCCTGGATGACGGGAGACCGAGAACGCTGGAAGAGGTTGGGCGCGAGTTCAACGTGACCAGGGAGCGGATCCGCCAGATTGAGGCAAAGGCGCTGCGTAAGCTGAGACATCCCAGCAGGAGCAGGAAGCTCAAGGACTATCTGGATTAAGACCCAGGCTGCAGCCTGCCGGAAGGAGAACCGGCATGGAAGATGCCAAAAAGCATGACAGGTGCATCCGCAGGCAGAGAAAAATACAGACTTTACGGGCAGAGCCGGGAGACAGGCCTGCAAAAATCAGACACGGAGTGAGAAGACATGAAATTATCGGACAGACTGGAAATGATCGCGTCCTTTGTGGAACCCGGAAACCGCCTGGCAGATATCGGGACGGATCACGGGTACGTTCCCATTTATCTCGTGCAGACGGGACGCGTTCCCTCTGCGCTGGCTATGGATGTGAGAAAGGGACCCCTTCTGAGAGCGGAAGAACATATCAGGGAGGCCGGACTTTCCGGCAGAATACAGACCCGGCTTTCTGACGGGCTGAAGAAACTCGCGCCAGGGGAGGCGGACACGGTGGTGATTGCCGGAATGGGAGGAGAGCTGGAGATACATATACTGGAGGAGGGCAGACACGTCTGGGACAGCGTTTCCCAGTGGGTCCTCTCGCCCCAGTCGGATCTGGCCCATGTGAGGCACTACCTTCTGGAACACGGTTTTTCCATCCGGAGGGAGGAGATGGTGAAGGAGGAGGGAAAGTTCTACAACATCATGGATGTGGCAGGGCCCGGGGGGGATGGAAGATCCGGCGCGGCTCAGGAAAAAGCCCCGGAGCAGCCGGTGCCCCAGATATATGAAAAGGAGATCGATTATATTTACGGGAAATGCCTGCTTGAGTCCGGCCATCCGGTTCTTGAGGAGTTTCTGGAGCGGGAGAAAAATACAGTGTGCAGGATTCTGGAATCCCTTAAGGGGCAGGACACAGTGAGTGCAGGAAAGAGGGCAGAGGAGCTGACAGAAAAACTGAATCTGATAGAGGAGGCGCAGAATGAAGTGCAGAGAGATCATTGAGATACTGAACAGGCTGGCACCTGAGAGTATGGCCTGTGACTGGGATAACCCGGGACTTTTAGTGGGACGCAGGGATAAGGAGGTAAAGCGGGTGCTTGTGGCAGTGGATGCAGATGACGCTGTGGTGGAGGAGGCTCTGCGTCTTGGAGCCGATATGCTTTTGACCCACCACCCCCTGATTTTCAGTCCCCTTAAAAAGATCAATGACGATGATTTCATCGGCAGGAGAATTTTAAAGCTGATTCAGGGTGATATTTCGTATTATGCCATGCACACGAACTTCGACGCCGCTCCCGGCTGTATGGCAGAGCTGGCTGCAGAGCGCCTCCAACTTGGGGAGACAGAGGTACTGGAGCCCATGGGGGAAACAGAGGAGAAAGTCCCCTACGGGATCGGCGCTTTCGGGATGCTGCCCAGAGAGATGACGGTCCGCGAGGCGGCAGAACATGTGAAGAGAGCCTTTGGACTTCCCTGCGTGTCAGTGTACGGCGGGGATAAAACAGGGCAGAAGATTCAGAAGGCGGCGGTCTGTCCGGGAGCCGGAGGCGGGACGCTTAAACAGGCTCTTGCCTGCGGGGCTCAGGTTTATATAACCGGAGACATCAGCCACCACACAGGCATAGACGCGGCTGCGGAGGGACTGATTGTCATAGACGCGGGACACTTTGGCGTGGAACAGATTTTCATGGATTTTATAAAAGAATTCCTGGAGCGTGAGATCCCAGGGCTTGAGGCGGTGAAGTCTGCCCAGGGACTTCCAAACTGCGTGATTTAGGTTTTTGGCAGAAGTGCAAGGACGGCAAAGGAGGAAGTGACATGGCTTTTGTGACAGTGGAGGGGGAGAGGAGAGAGTATCCGGAGGGAATGCCGTACAGCGCGATAGCGGCGGACTTCAGAGAAAAGGTGAGCCACGATATTCTGCTTGTGAGGGCGAATGGGAGACTTCGGGAACTCAGCAAAAAACTGAAGGGGGATTGCGAAATTTCTCTGATCACGGCAGCAGACAGGGAAGGTTGGCAGACTTACCAGAGAAGCGCTGTATTTCTGATGCTGAAGGCCTTCTATGACACTGTGGGAGGGGATAAAGTAAAAAAGATAACGGTCTGCTTTTCCGTAGGGCAGGGTCTCTATGTAGAGCCGGAGGGAGAGTTTGACCTGGATAGTTCTCTTCTTAAAAACGTGAAGGCCAGAATGGGAGAGCTGCAGTCCATGTGTCTGCCCATCATCAAGCAGAGCGTCAACACATCAGAGGCGGTGGAACAGTTTCACCGTCACAGAATGTATGACAAGGAAAAGCTGTTTCGATTCAGGAGGGCTTCCAGAGTAAACGTGTACTCCATCGGGAATTTCCAGGACTATTTCTACGGGTACATGGTGGAGCATACAGGCTTTATCAAATATTACGATCTGGCTCTCTACGAGAGCGGCTTTGTCCTTCTGCTTCCGGGCAGAAGCG is part of the Clostridium sp. M62/1 genome and harbors:
- a CDS encoding threonine/serine ThrE exporter family protein, coding for MSVGKQEDEEILDTALLAGHILLENGAEIYRVEETIDRICAHYGVSSENAFVLSNGIFLTAGNARESFFAKVQHIPVSGTHLDKVAAVNQLSREIVEGKHSIEEARQILENIRRMPGKKRWMQVAASGVGSAAFCLLFGGTARDSLAALLAGLLLYLYVLWLGAPHLSKIVGNIGGGALVTLVCSIFYLAGAGENLNYMMIGSIMPLVPGVAFTNAIRDIADGDYISGSVRMLDALLVFFCIAIGVGIGFSAVSMAPGPWGDLLRVTDLAGSSGQVAEFQTAGSRLLLMGKEILSAVVGTVSFSLLFGVPREYYPYCGLIGGAGWLVYSLTELILPGSGPCFAATAVVIFLSRTAAVLERCPATIFLIAGIFPLVPGAGVYWTVYHIVMEELFMAVQTGYSAMKSAAAIVLGIVFVFELPQGLFIRLAGHGRRTGKAEKPQGKGTP
- a CDS encoding S8 family peptidase, which translates into the protein MNDQKIENILNLALDATENERERSGQLGVGFNPVDNKWELIVKYNGSLEKVAEALPGTEVEELSNEYAILVVPEPLIDALASFSEIEYIEKPKSLNFAVVQARAASCINPVQTGARGLTGKGTIVAIIDSGIDYYHEDFRNQDGTTRILEMWDQSLDRVFTREEINEALSRGSRSGAEEVVPSRDLSGHGTAVAGIAAGNGRESGGRNRGVAYESDLLVVRLGTPRENSFPRTTELMKALDYVVRRGLSYGEPVAVNLSFGNSYGSHDGTSLLETYIDDISNYWKTVIVTGTGNEGSSRGHTSGRFSMGKDTEIELSVADYETGFGVQLWKLYSDIVEIAIISPGGLTTGVISDKLGPQRIRFGETTVLLYYGKPSPYSQAQEIYLDFIPDRDYVQSGIWKIRLTPRKVAVGQYDLWLPGGGVLNRSTRFLKPEPNTTLTIPSTAFRVISVSAYDDSYPSFADFSGRGFTRLDTRVKPDLAAPGVGILAPRAGGGYEAVTGTSFAAPFASGSAALLMQWGIVENNDPFLYGEKIKAYLIRGAKPLPGENVYPNERLGFGILCLEDSFPL
- a CDS encoding deoxyguanosinetriphosphate triphosphohydrolase, which gives rise to MNIRETTEQWEREYLSPYASLSRDTKGRERQEPLCDIRPEYQRDRDRILHSKAFRRMKHKTQVFLDPEGDHYRTRLTHTLEVSQIARTIARALRLNESLTEAIALGHDLGHTPFGHSGEAVLNGLVSGGFTHASQGLRVVEVLEKKGKGLNLTWEVRDGILNHRTSGNPATLEGHIVRLSDKIAYINHDIDDAIRAGIFVEEDLPREYTDILGHSVRERLDTMIHDLIGQSLDRPRISMSAGMEAAMHGLRRWMFENVYRGTAAKAEEGRAQQLIVCLYDYYMRRPEELPAEYLEGMEKRKETLERTVCDYIAGMTDVYAIERFKELFVPKSFKV
- the dnaG gene encoding DNA primase gives rise to the protein MYYPEEVIEEVRTRSDIVDIISGYVKLQKKGSNYFGLCPFHHEKSPSFSVSQSKQMYHCFGCGVSGNVFTFVMEYENYSFREAVELLAERSGVKLPKVEYSREARAQADLRAALLEINKLAANYFYYQLKQPQGEAGYRYLTGRELTDQTIRHFGLGFANKTSDDLYRFLKSKGYDDSLLKETGLVTIEERGSRDKFWNRVMFPIMDVNNRVIGFGGRVMGDGEPKYLNSPETKLFDKSRNLYGLNFARLSREKYMLLCEGYMDVIAMHQAGFTNAVASLGTAFTAQHAALLKRYTDQVILTYDSDGAGVKAALRAIPILKAVGMSVKVLNMKPCKDPDEFIKSLGADAFRQRISEARNSFLFEIDTIRQKYSMEDPEQKTAFYNETARKLLEFSEALERDNYIQAVSREYFISYEDLKRLVNSLGSRYGSALPGTRADREGVGETYAQKPREIQKKRDREEGIRQSERLLLTWLIEEPRLFEKIRGIIGPEDFVKPLYRRAAEMVFEGHEKGEVNPAAILNHFIDDEGNYREVAALFNASLNDSLSNEEQKKAFADTVLKVKKSSLDYQSRNASDLNELQRIIKEQAELANLHISLE
- the rpoD gene encoding RNA polymerase sigma factor RpoD, encoding MEEKTLTFEEKLEKLLELAKKKKNVLEQKEIIDFFHGEILNPDQLDQIDDFLENNKVDVLTPEEDLDIEPDLFLEEEMTEEEDIDVDNLELSMPEGVSIEDPVRMYLKEIGKVPLLTPEEEIDLAKRMEMGDESAKKRLAEANLRLVVSIAKRYVGRGMQFLDLIQEGNLGLIKAVEKYDYSKGFKFSTYATWWIRQAITRSIADQARTIRIPVHMVETINRLIRTSRQLLQELGREPSAEELAEKLDMPVERVREIMKISQDPVSLETPIGEEEDSHLGDFIQDDHVQVPVDAATYTLLHEQLMEVLDTLTDREQKVLRLRFGLDDGRPRTLEEVGREFNVTRERIRQIEAKALRKLRHPSRSRKLKDYLD
- a CDS encoding tRNA (adenine(22)-N(1))-methyltransferase produces the protein MKLSDRLEMIASFVEPGNRLADIGTDHGYVPIYLVQTGRVPSALAMDVRKGPLLRAEEHIREAGLSGRIQTRLSDGLKKLAPGEADTVVIAGMGGELEIHILEEGRHVWDSVSQWVLSPQSDLAHVRHYLLEHGFSIRREEMVKEEGKFYNIMDVAGPGGDGRSGAAQEKAPEQPVPQIYEKEIDYIYGKCLLESGHPVLEEFLEREKNTVCRILESLKGQDTVSAGKRAEELTEKLNLIEEAQNEVQRDH
- a CDS encoding Nif3-like dinuclear metal center hexameric protein; the encoded protein is MKCREIIEILNRLAPESMACDWDNPGLLVGRRDKEVKRVLVAVDADDAVVEEALRLGADMLLTHHPLIFSPLKKINDDDFIGRRILKLIQGDISYYAMHTNFDAAPGCMAELAAERLQLGETEVLEPMGETEEKVPYGIGAFGMLPREMTVREAAEHVKRAFGLPCVSVYGGDKTGQKIQKAAVCPGAGGGTLKQALACGAQVYITGDISHHTGIDAAAEGLIVIDAGHFGVEQIFMDFIKEFLEREIPGLEAVKSAQGLPNCVI